Proteins found in one Legionella pneumophila subsp. pascullei genomic segment:
- the glmM gene encoding phosphoglucosamine mutase, with protein MSQRKYFGTDGIRGHVGLSNINPEFVLKLGWAVGCVLANGERKKVVIGKDTRVSGYMLESALEAGLSAAGVDVALLGPMPTPGIAYLTQTLRANAGIVISASHNLFEDNGIKFFSADGGKLPDSVELAIEAQLEKQLQTVPSAKLGKATRINDAAGRYIEFCKSTIPSLSRLSNLKIVVDCANGATYHIAPNVFSELGADVVPIGVKPDGFNINQECGSTAPELLREKVIAVGADIGIGLDGDGDRVILVDSLGNLVDGDQIIYIIAKDRHQRGVLHGGVVGTLMSNYGLELAITSLGIPFQRSKVGDRYVLETLREKDWKIGGETSGHIVCLDKTTTGDGIVAALQVLSIMVKQNKALHELTAGIQLLPQTLVNLKTNNAALLASNPDVIQAVKNLENHLNGEGRVLLRPSGTEPLLRVMVEGANESIVKQQAQMLCDDISQIDKKLTESLQSI; from the coding sequence ATGAGTCAACGTAAATATTTTGGTACGGATGGAATACGGGGGCACGTTGGATTGTCAAATATTAACCCTGAGTTTGTTTTGAAGTTAGGCTGGGCTGTAGGCTGTGTTCTTGCAAATGGAGAAAGGAAAAAGGTAGTGATTGGGAAGGACACCAGGGTGTCTGGCTATATGTTGGAATCGGCTTTGGAGGCGGGATTATCTGCAGCTGGGGTTGATGTGGCGTTATTAGGACCAATGCCTACTCCTGGAATAGCTTATCTAACGCAAACACTTAGGGCTAATGCAGGCATTGTAATTAGTGCTTCTCATAATTTATTTGAAGACAACGGTATTAAGTTTTTTTCAGCTGATGGAGGAAAACTTCCGGATAGTGTAGAGCTTGCGATTGAAGCGCAATTAGAAAAACAGTTGCAAACTGTACCTTCAGCCAAGCTGGGTAAAGCAACACGTATTAATGATGCGGCAGGTCGTTATATAGAGTTTTGTAAGTCTACCATTCCTTCACTGTCTCGATTATCCAATTTGAAAATAGTTGTGGATTGCGCCAATGGGGCGACCTATCATATCGCTCCAAATGTATTCTCTGAATTGGGTGCTGATGTAGTTCCCATAGGAGTTAAACCGGATGGTTTTAATATCAATCAAGAGTGCGGTTCGACAGCGCCTGAGTTATTAAGAGAAAAGGTGATTGCTGTTGGGGCTGATATTGGTATTGGTTTGGATGGAGATGGAGATAGAGTTATTTTAGTGGACTCTCTAGGAAACCTCGTTGATGGAGATCAAATTATTTATATCATTGCCAAAGACAGACATCAGCGAGGAGTATTACATGGAGGAGTCGTAGGTACGTTGATGAGTAATTATGGTCTTGAATTAGCCATTACCTCATTGGGAATTCCCTTTCAACGCTCGAAAGTAGGTGACAGGTATGTCCTTGAAACGCTAAGAGAAAAAGATTGGAAGATCGGAGGTGAAACCTCTGGCCATATTGTTTGTTTAGATAAAACAACAACAGGTGATGGCATTGTAGCTGCATTGCAAGTTCTTTCAATCATGGTGAAACAAAATAAAGCACTTCATGAGTTAACTGCAGGTATACAATTGTTACCTCAAACTTTAGTGAATTTAAAAACGAACAATGCGGCCTTGTTAGCGTCCAATCCTGATGTGATTCAGGCAGTTAAAAATTTGGAAAATCATCTTAATGGAGAGGGTCGAGTGTTACTCAGGCCTTCTGGTACGGAACCTTTGCTGAGGGTTATGGTTGAAGGTGCTAATGAATCTATAGTCAAACAACAAGCACAAATGTTATGTGATGATATCAGTCAGATCGATAAAAAATTGACTGAGAGCCTACAGTCCATTTGA
- the folP gene encoding dihydropteroate synthase translates to MNPEQFLGWLERKSQPKSSLVFEKPLIMGVLNVTSDSFYDGGKYLSVDRACEHAFQLIASGADLIDIGGESTKPGAPSVPLEIELSRVLPVIKQLRGLTDVCISIDTNKPEVMEAAIDAGANMINDVYALRRDGALKVAAQLDVPVCLMHMKGEPRNMQENPSYPEGIMAELQYFFEERIGKCQKAGLNKKKIILDPGFGFGKRVKDNLELIYHLNELCSFGLPILLGVSRKSTIGAVLNNAVEERLIGSITLGIYAALKGAAIIRTHDVDETNQALTMINAIDQAGEEIS, encoded by the coding sequence GTGAATCCTGAACAATTCCTTGGTTGGCTTGAGCGAAAGAGCCAACCTAAGTCCTCATTAGTTTTTGAAAAGCCATTGATTATGGGTGTACTGAATGTTACTTCTGACTCATTTTATGATGGTGGCAAGTACCTGTCTGTGGATAGAGCTTGTGAGCATGCCTTTCAATTAATTGCTTCCGGTGCTGATCTCATTGATATCGGTGGAGAATCAACTAAACCTGGTGCTCCATCTGTGCCTTTAGAGATTGAGCTATCAAGAGTTCTTCCCGTAATCAAGCAACTTCGTGGACTTACCGATGTGTGTATTTCTATTGATACCAACAAGCCTGAAGTGATGGAAGCCGCAATTGATGCTGGTGCAAATATGATAAATGATGTTTATGCTTTAAGAAGGGATGGTGCTCTTAAGGTAGCTGCTCAATTAGATGTTCCTGTTTGTTTAATGCATATGAAAGGAGAGCCGCGAAATATGCAAGAAAATCCCTCTTATCCAGAAGGTATAATGGCTGAATTACAATATTTTTTTGAAGAACGCATCGGTAAGTGTCAGAAAGCGGGGTTGAATAAGAAAAAAATAATTCTTGACCCGGGTTTTGGTTTTGGAAAGCGCGTTAAAGATAACCTAGAATTAATTTATCATCTGAATGAATTGTGTTCTTTTGGATTGCCAATTCTTTTAGGCGTTTCACGCAAAAGCACAATTGGCGCTGTCTTGAACAATGCGGTTGAGGAACGTTTGATTGGAAGTATTACGCTGGGAATATATGCAGCCCTAAAAGGCGCCGCAATTATCAGGACACATGATGTAGATGAAACGAATCAAGCATTAACTATGATTAATGCAATTGATCAAGCAGGTGAAGAAATCAGTTAA